One genomic region from Hirundo rustica isolate bHirRus1 chromosome 5, bHirRus1.pri.v3, whole genome shotgun sequence encodes:
- the MAD2L1 gene encoding mitotic spindle assembly checkpoint protein MAD2A — protein MAAQLQLGREHQGITLRGSAELVAEFFSYGINSILYQRGIYPPETFTRVQKYGLTLLVTTDPELANYLNNVTEQMKEWLYKCIVQRLVVVISSIESSEVLERWQFDIECDKTAKDDNGPREKSQKAIQDEIRSVIRQITATVTFLPLLESACAFDLLIYTDKDLAVPEKWEESGPQFIANSEEVRLRSFTTTIHKVNTTVAYKKDSVP, from the exons ATGGCGgcgcagctgcagctcggccgGGAGCACCAGGGCATCACCCTGCGCGGCAGCGCGGAGCTCGTCGCCGAGTTCTTCT CCTATGGGATCAACAGCATCCTGTACCAGCGGGGCATCTACCCCCCCGAGACCTTCACCCGCGTGCAGAAGTACGGGCTCACCCTGCTGGTCACCACGGACCCCGAGCTGGCCAACTACCTCAACAACGTAACGGAGCAGATGAAAG AGTGGCTGTACAAGTGCATCGTGCAGCGCCTGGTGGTGGTCATCTCCAGCATCGAGAGCAGCGAGGTCCTGGAGCGGTGGCAGTTCGATATCGAGTGTGACAAAACTGCGAAGGACGACAA TGGGCCACGAGAGAAATCTCAGAAGGCAATTCAGGATGAAATTCGCTCTGTCATCAGACAAATAACTGCCACAGTAACCTTCTTGCCACTCTTGGAATCTGCCT GTGCCTTTGACTTGCTGATATACACGGATAAAGATTTGGCAGTGCCAGAAAAGTGGGAGGAGTCAGGACCACAGTTCATAGCCAATTCAGAAGAGGTTCGGCTGCGTTCCTTCACTACCACAATCCACAAAGTCAACACCACGGTGGCTTACAAGAAGGATTCTGTTCCCTAA